In one window of Massilibacterium senegalense DNA:
- the radC gene encoding RadC family protein: MQHFPRERLKKFGESYLTNVELVAIILRTGTKDKPVIQLAEQVLSHFESLRELRDASIEELAALKGIGEAKAIQMKAALELGFRLTESKVSEKHSIRSPQDVAKIVMDEMRFLVQEHFVTLYLNTKNQILHKKTVFIGSLNASIVHPREIVRP; the protein is encoded by the coding sequence TTGCAACATTTTCCGCGAGAACGATTAAAAAAGTTCGGTGAATCCTATTTAACGAACGTTGAATTAGTGGCCATTATTTTACGGACTGGTACAAAAGACAAGCCAGTCATCCAATTAGCAGAACAAGTTTTATCTCACTTTGAATCCCTCCGAGAACTCCGCGATGCTTCGATTGAAGAACTAGCCGCATTAAAAGGCATTGGGGAAGCGAAAGCAATCCAAATGAAAGCAGCATTAGAGTTAGGTTTTCGTTTAACCGAAAGTAAAGTAAGTGAAAAACATTCCATTCGTTCCCCACAAGACGTCGCCAAAATCGTCATGGACGAAATGCGCTTTCTCGTACAAGAGCATTTCGTCACCCTCTATCTAAATACAAAAAATCAAATTTTACACAAAAAAACAGTTTTTATCGGAAGTTTAAATGCTTCTATTGTTCATCCGCGTGAAATCGTGCGCCCATAA
- a CDS encoding JAB domain-containing protein: protein MSTKYLSYFREAYKRSAASIICIHNHPSGVRLHM from the coding sequence ATTAGCACCAAATACTTATCCTACTTTCGAGAAGCTTACAAACGTTCCGCAGCTTCGATCATTTGTATTCATAATCATCCGAGCGGCGTGCGCCTGCACATGTAA